In Streptomyces sp. SLBN-118, the following are encoded in one genomic region:
- a CDS encoding Ku protein, with protein sequence MRALWTGHVTCGMVTVPVRLYAATEDPRPRMHQVHTADGSRIRHRRVCEAEAREVSEAEISRGWEAPDGRMVVLRDEDLDHLPLATRKTVEIMGFVGEQDVDPLLYDRGYFAGPDGPVAQRPYALLVEALARTARVGIAKFAVRTRERLAVLRPRRGILVVHALRWPQELRQPGDMASSAPVTERELELAEVLIGQLTGVDIAEVHDEYGAALEQVVTAKLEGLGWAEPPEPQPSVDLMQALEDSIRQARRGEQ encoded by the coding sequence ATGCGCGCCCTTTGGACAGGTCACGTCACCTGCGGAATGGTCACCGTTCCGGTGCGTCTGTACGCCGCGACCGAGGACCCGCGCCCGCGGATGCACCAGGTCCACACCGCCGACGGGTCCAGGATTCGGCACCGGAGGGTCTGCGAAGCCGAAGCCCGCGAGGTCAGCGAAGCCGAGATCAGCAGGGGCTGGGAAGCGCCGGACGGACGCATGGTCGTCCTGCGCGACGAGGACCTGGACCACCTGCCCCTGGCCACCCGCAAGACGGTCGAGATCATGGGCTTCGTCGGCGAACAGGACGTCGACCCACTGCTGTACGACCGAGGCTACTTCGCCGGCCCCGATGGACCGGTCGCCCAGCGCCCCTACGCCCTCCTGGTCGAAGCACTCGCCCGCACCGCCCGCGTCGGCATCGCCAAGTTCGCCGTCCGCACCCGCGAGCGCCTGGCCGTGCTGCGCCCACGCCGCGGCATCCTTGTGGTCCACGCTCTGCGGTGGCCCCAAGAGCTCCGTCAGCCCGGCGACATGGCTTCGAGTGCCCCGGTGACCGAGCGGGAGCTGGAGCTCGCCGAGGTGCTGATCGGGCAGCTGACCGGGGTGGACATCGCGGAAGTGCATGACGAGTACGGAGCTGCACTCGAACAGGTGGTGACGGCGAAGCTCGAAGGACTGGGATGGGCGGAGCCTCC
- a CDS encoding DUF6233 domain-containing protein: MDEVEGLADGEPPSQSPTPPIRIRLYGDQELTGRLHHRGQGSTGSWFYRVSVTLWATTQLGARDVPEPADVEFDAPQTHVRPIDGVSYQGVPLTRHRDAIIRARTGRRLPDAPPQHEHEAAPADATKWGVERERYAYDATGPRRTRVHTEDCPIYKGPFDLSATQALQAFAQPGAAVCTMCSADKTIAQLRRHPTLGTPSAPQDPGRGPAVGQRAPEHPHPADGSGA; this comes from the coding sequence GTGGACGAAGTCGAGGGCCTGGCCGACGGGGAGCCGCCGTCGCAGTCCCCGACGCCGCCCATCCGGATCCGCCTCTACGGCGACCAGGAGCTCACCGGACGGCTCCATCACCGAGGGCAGGGCTCGACCGGGTCCTGGTTCTACCGAGTGAGCGTGACGCTCTGGGCCACCACCCAGCTCGGTGCCCGCGACGTCCCCGAGCCCGCCGACGTCGAGTTCGATGCGCCGCAGACGCATGTCCGGCCGATCGACGGCGTCTCCTACCAGGGCGTGCCGCTCACCCGGCACCGGGACGCGATCATCCGCGCCCGCACCGGGCGCCGTCTGCCCGATGCGCCGCCGCAGCACGAGCACGAGGCCGCACCAGCCGACGCGACGAAGTGGGGCGTGGAGCGGGAGCGGTACGCCTATGACGCCACCGGCCCGCGCCGTACCCGTGTACACACCGAGGACTGCCCCATCTACAAGGGGCCGTTCGACCTCAGCGCCACCCAGGCTCTCCAGGCCTTCGCGCAGCCCGGGGCCGCCGTCTGCACCATGTGCAGCGCCGACAAGACGATTGCTCAGCTGCGCCGGCACCCCACGCTCGGCACGCCATCAGCGCCTCAAGACCCGGGGCGGGGCCCTGCAGTTGGCCAGCGGGCACCGGAACATCCTCACCCGGCTGACGGGAGCGGAGCGTGA
- a CDS encoding replication-relaxation family protein produces the protein MRPPGLGHLRGWETEVALPVTGTFATPSKGSLRADAVLTAPEDGVPVLFVEVDNHTEPAAVVARKIERYQKFFRRQMKDHRGRDVAMWSTLWEDSGRGGFPPVALVFAKDVGAEARLNRMKAIRDASRPCWEGRWESDHGWHVAAEGEEREGWGSFDGTVPVIATHLGQLKAKGPHGAIWWRFGRSEWQTFTVALTNTNTREDYLARDEKRRQEREAARVLEDQAVRDELGALAGVVGVPVLRYGRHPGHGGRVRLPASGRRAVPDV, from the coding sequence GTGCGGCCACCGGGTCTGGGACACCTGCGGGGCTGGGAGACCGAGGTCGCCCTCCCCGTCACCGGCACGTTCGCTACGCCGAGCAAGGGCAGCCTGCGGGCAGATGCGGTGCTGACCGCGCCCGAGGACGGGGTGCCGGTGCTGTTCGTGGAGGTCGACAACCACACCGAACCGGCCGCCGTTGTCGCCCGCAAGATCGAGCGATACCAGAAGTTCTTCCGGCGCCAGATGAAAGACCACCGGGGCCGTGACGTGGCGATGTGGTCGACGCTGTGGGAGGACTCCGGCCGCGGCGGCTTCCCGCCCGTTGCCTTGGTGTTCGCCAAGGACGTCGGCGCGGAGGCGCGATTGAACCGGATGAAGGCGATCCGCGATGCGTCCCGGCCGTGCTGGGAGGGCCGGTGGGAGAGCGACCACGGCTGGCACGTCGCCGCCGAGGGGGAGGAGCGCGAGGGCTGGGGGAGCTTCGACGGCACCGTCCCGGTCATCGCCACCCATCTCGGCCAGCTGAAAGCCAAGGGCCCGCACGGTGCCATCTGGTGGCGCTTCGGCCGTTCCGAATGGCAGACCTTCACCGTCGCCCTCACCAACACGAACACTCGCGAGGACTACCTGGCGCGCGACGAGAAGCGCCGCCAGGAGCGCGAAGCCGCCCGCGTCCTCGAGGATCAGGCGGTCCGGGACGAGTTGGGAGCGCTGGCAGGAGTCGTGGGAGTGCCCGTCCTGCGGTACGGACGTCACCCCGGACACGGTGGGCGAGTCCGGCTGCCAGCCAGCGGAAGGCGGGCGGTGCCCGACGTGTGA
- a CDS encoding replication-relaxation family protein: MGEARQWPYKSTGRVRALVLLALGVVKVATAEQLRQLVLPGTADAQTVRNTCKDLRHAGLVESVGKTSRPGKAGQPVAQQLWNLTTAGLAAAAAELGRPVREMGGTARDAAKAGAAHALAVTDTIGAFRQSPPLATRPVARRGTTPASQASRHRRERCQCGHRVWDTCGAGRPRSPSPSPARSLRRARAACGQMRC, encoded by the coding sequence TTGGGTGAGGCACGGCAGTGGCCGTACAAGTCGACGGGGCGGGTGCGCGCGCTGGTGCTGCTCGCGCTCGGGGTGGTGAAGGTTGCGACGGCCGAGCAGCTGCGGCAGCTGGTGCTGCCGGGTACGGCGGATGCGCAGACGGTGCGCAACACGTGCAAGGACCTGCGGCATGCCGGGCTGGTGGAGTCCGTCGGCAAGACGTCCCGTCCAGGCAAGGCCGGACAGCCGGTCGCGCAGCAGCTGTGGAACTTGACCACCGCGGGCCTGGCTGCGGCGGCGGCTGAACTGGGCCGGCCCGTGCGGGAGATGGGCGGCACCGCCCGGGATGCGGCGAAGGCCGGTGCCGCGCACGCACTTGCGGTGACGGACACGATCGGCGCGTTCCGCCAGTCCCCGCCGCTGGCGACCAGGCCCGTCGCCCGCCGCGGCACGACACCGGCGTCCCAAGCCTCCCGGCACAGGCGCGAGAGGTGCCAGTGCGGCCACCGGGTCTGGGACACCTGCGGGGCTGGGAGACCGAGGTCGCCCTCCCCGTCACCGGCACGTTCGCTACGCCGAGCAAGGGCAGCCTGCGGGCAGATGCGGTGCTGA
- a CDS encoding transposase family protein: MKFSTPMIRVCTVPGDVSPPIPPALDQLRDQPEAAPWEVPGLLERLAEVPDPRDPRGVRHALAVVLALTGCAVLAGARSLLAVGEWIADAPPQVLQVVGARPDPLLPKRLLPAESTVRRLLARIDGDALDQAMGRWLADRPPPRRRRTARSGRHLITEDITRLHRSPGAADVCFFDSSGL; the protein is encoded by the coding sequence ATGAAGTTCTCGACGCCCATGATCCGAGTGTGCACCGTGCCTGGCGACGTATCACCTCCGATTCCACCCGCTCTTGACCAGCTCCGCGATCAGCCCGAGGCCGCCCCCTGGGAGGTGCCGGGCCTGCTGGAACGGCTGGCCGAGGTGCCCGATCCACGTGATCCGCGCGGAGTGCGGCACGCCCTGGCCGTCGTGCTCGCCCTGACTGGGTGCGCGGTACTGGCCGGGGCGAGGTCGCTGCTTGCGGTCGGCGAGTGGATTGCCGACGCCCCGCCCCAGGTGCTCCAGGTTGTTGGCGCGCGTCCCGATCCGCTGTTACCGAAGCGGCTGCTGCCCGCGGAATCGACGGTTCGCCGGCTCCTGGCCCGGATTGATGGCGACGCCCTGGACCAGGCCATGGGCCGCTGGCTCGCCGACCGACCGCCCCCACGCCGCAGGCGGACTGCGCGGTCTGGCCGTCACCTGATCACGGAAGACATCACACGACTACACCGAAGCCCTGGGGCGGCGGATGTTTGCTTTTTCGATTCTTCCGGGCTGTAA